A section of the Suncus etruscus isolate mSunEtr1 chromosome X, mSunEtr1.pri.cur, whole genome shotgun sequence genome encodes:
- the LOC125998838 gene encoding ferritin light chain-like, with amino-acid sequence MNVRFRQVKSSKIKVAINNVATMHLQASDTYMSLGFYFQCQAVSVDGMSTFFRKLAEEKQEVARSLLKQSRLQYECPLTHQESRSCEWSSSQHAMEVALELEKSLYREVLELQTLASANKDTDFVAFLEDQFLGKEAELIKQMRDYLTIICRLSHPQLSLSKYFFKRPTCKQKYD; translated from the coding sequence ATGAATGTTCGATTCCGTCAAGTCAAGTCCAGCAAAATCAAGGTTGCTATCAACAACGTGGCCACCATGCATCTGCAGGCCTCTGACACCTACATGTCTCTGGGATTCTATTTCCAGTGTCAAGCTGTGTCTGTGGATGGTATGAGTACCTTCTTCCGAAAGTTGGCTGAGGAGAAGCAGGAGGTTGCCAGAAGTCTCCTGAAGCAGTCACGCCTGCAGTATGAATGTCCCCTCACCCACCAGGAATCCAGGTCGTGTGAGTGGTCCAGCAGCCAGCATGCGATGGAAGTCGCCCTGGAATTAGAAAAGAGCCTGTACCGGGAAGTTCTGGAGCTGCAAACCCTGGCTTCTGCCAACAAAGATACCGACTTCGTCGCCTTTCTGGAAGACCAGTTCCTGGGGAAGGAAGCGGAGCTCATCAAGCAGATGCGTGACTATCTGACCATCATCTGCAGGCTGTCTCACCCGCAGCTCAGTCTGAGCAAGTATTTCTTCAAAAGGCCCACCTGTAAGCAAAAGTATGATTAA